In Pseudorca crassidens isolate mPseCra1 chromosome 16, mPseCra1.hap1, whole genome shotgun sequence, one DNA window encodes the following:
- the LOC137208536 gene encoding deoxyuridine 5'-triphosphate nucleotidohydrolase, mitochondrial-like, which produces MPCSQEAQVISPSKWARPAEEGGMRLRFVRLSEHATAPTKGSERAAGYDLYSACEYTVPPMEKALVKTDIKIALPNGCYGRVAPRSGLAAKHFIDVGAGVIDEDYRRNVGVVLFNFGKEKFEVKKGDGIAQLICERIFYPEIEEVQVLDDTERGSGGFGSTGNN; this is translated from the coding sequence ATGCCCTGCTCTCAAGAGGCACAAGTCATCTCCCCCAGCAAATGGGCCCGGCCTGCGGAGGAGGGCGGCATGCGGCTCCGCTTTGTCCGGCTTTCGGAGCACGCCACCGCTCCGACCAAGGGGTCCGAGCGCGCCGCGGGCTATGACCTATACAGTGCCTGTGAATACACAGTACCACCTATGGAGAAAGCTCTTGTGAAAACAGACATTAAGATAGCTCTTCCTAATGGGTGCTATGGGAGAGTAGCTCCACGTTCTGGCTTGGCTGCAAAACACTTCATAGATGTAGGAGCTGGTGTCATAGATGAAGATTATAGACGAAATGTTGGTGTTGTACTGTTTAATTTTGGCAAAGAAAAGTTCGAAGTCAAAAAGGGTGATGGAATTGCACAGCTCATTTGTGAACGTATATTTTACCCAGAAATAGAGGAAGTTCAAGTTTTAGATGACACTGAAAGGGGTTCAGGAGGTTTTGGATCCActggaaataattaa